Genomic window (Bacteroidia bacterium):
CGTAAAATCGCCATAGTTGATTAATTTTTGCACTTCCCCTATTAGAAAGCACTGCCCCTTCGGGCAGGGATAGAGCAGGTTACCCCACAGGGCCGCGTGGCGATAGCAGCGGACCGAGGAGTAACAGCGATAGCCCGGCCATGAGCCTTGCCTCTGCCGATATGGAACCTAAATAGTATTGCGAATGGGCCCGCATAATTCAAAAAAAAAGCGAGAAACAAGCCCGAAAACCTGATTCCCTCTCGTACAAAAGCAGCTACTTATTCTCCTAAACCTTCTAATACAGCCGGATTTATGCCCATGGAAGAAAAACCTCCGTCGTGGAAAAGATTTTGCATCGTTACCATGCGGGTATAGTCACTAAACATCATCACGCAATAATTAGCACAATCGTCGGCTGTGGCATTGCCCAAAGGTGACATTTTATCGGCATAACCAAAAAAATCGGAAAATCCCTTAACTCCACTTCCGGCAGTTGTTTTGGTCGGACTCTGTGAAATCGAATTTACCCTTACCCGTTTCTTGGTACCATAATGATATCCAAAACTACGGGTAATACTTTCCAAAATGGCTTTGGCATCGGCCATATCATTGTAGTCCGGAAACACCCTTTGTCCGGCAATATAACTTAAAGTTAGCACTGAACCCCAATCGTTAATAGCATCCAATTTCATGGCAGTTTGCAAAACCCGGTGCAGGGAAAGAGCCGATATGTCTAATGTTTTATGAAAAAAATCAT
Coding sequences:
- a CDS encoding SDR family oxidoreductase yields the protein MANNILSGKRGIIFGALDSNSIAWKVAQKAHSEGATFTLTNAPVALRMGTMNELAQQCNAQIIPADVTLNEDLEKLFTQSMEILGGKLDFVLHSVGMSLNVRKGREYTDTNYDFFHKTLDISALSLHRVLQTAMKLDAINDWGSVLTLSYIAGQRVFPDYNDMADAKAILESITRSFGYHYGTKKRVRVNSISQSPTKTTAGSGVKGFSDFFGYADKMSPLGNATADDCANYCVMMFSDYTRMVTMQNLFHDGGFSSMGINPAVLEGLGE